From Flavobacterium alkalisoli, the proteins below share one genomic window:
- a CDS encoding heme NO-binding domain-containing protein, whose translation MYGFVNNAIKHYVNDNFGNQIWREVKQQCALSPSFLDADQPYSEETIFKIAETVSKITQTPLNKVLEDIGASIISTLAEKYKFLMESRGENLKDYLLNLPNFHNRIMLIYPELTPPEFRISNVAHNSLHLHYSSDREGIRDFLKGYLDGLVKIFCEPAIVEPIESPAESRHQEGFKINW comes from the coding sequence ATGTATGGCTTTGTTAACAATGCAATAAAACATTATGTAAACGATAACTTTGGCAACCAAATTTGGAGGGAAGTTAAGCAGCAGTGTGCCCTTTCTCCAAGCTTTCTTGATGCCGATCAGCCATACAGTGAAGAAACTATTTTTAAAATAGCCGAAACAGTTTCAAAAATTACACAAACACCTCTAAACAAAGTACTTGAAGACATTGGAGCAAGCATTATTTCCACACTTGCCGAAAAATATAAGTTCCTGATGGAATCAAGAGGCGAAAACCTCAAAGATTATTTATTAAATTTACCTAACTTTCATAACAGGATTATGTTGATCTATCCTGAATTAACTCCGCCCGAGTTTAGAATAAGTAATGTAGCCCACAACAGCTTACATCTGCATTACAGCTCTGACAGGGAAGGTATTCGGGATTTTTTAAAGGGCTATCTGGATGGTTTGGTTAAAATATTTTGTGAACCCGCTATAGTAGAGCCTATTGAGTCCCCCGCTGAAAGCCGCCATCAGGAAGGTTTCAAAATCAATTGGTAA
- a CDS encoding response regulator transcription factor — protein sequence MRVLIVDNERHILTSLGRCLSDLGYEIECCDNTQDAVNSFNAFQPDLLIADISLPVVYPMVPMINKPKANRAGLELIQYIRNVKKVSTPVMVVSCHSDERVFNKTFELGVNDYAKMPLSISDIEARAKRLTSGIDNAIFSLN from the coding sequence ATGAGAGTTTTAATAGTAGATAACGAACGACACATATTAACATCGTTAGGCAGGTGCCTTAGCGATTTAGGATATGAAATTGAGTGTTGTGACAATACTCAGGATGCTGTAAATAGTTTTAATGCTTTTCAGCCTGATTTGCTTATAGCAGATATAAGTTTACCGGTAGTGTACCCAATGGTACCTATGATAAACAAACCTAAAGCAAACAGGGCAGGGCTAGAACTTATACAATATATAAGAAATGTAAAAAAGGTTAGTACTCCTGTAATGGTAGTTTCATGCCATAGCGATGAAAGGGTTTTTAATAAAACCTTCGAGCTTGGAGTAAACGACTACGCAAAAATGCCTTTAAGTATTTCTGATATTGAAGCAAGAGCAAAAAGGCTTACAAGTGGTATAGATAACGCAATTTTTAGTTTGAATTAA
- a CDS encoding PAS domain-containing protein, which yields MSNSHTFKFNADNFSRIFPFYILLDENLVISSFGSSITKLNPELKQGNSFSDFFSLIRPHTENITEEILVENLSQLVILESKIVPDLILRGQFETMDNNFLFVGSPWLMSVEEVKKRKLSIFDFANHDPLLDLLQILKTQESTTQELKELLRINNEQKNALKQDREELNKLSVVASANENAIVFTKPSAEIFWCNDAYLKITGFSHEDVMGKTPIEVGLTESTDRDALQKMIDLFYKGESFDVEVTHAKKGGGYFWARIKGQPIYDDKGNILQYFAMLEDMTEEKEKEEQLVLLSLIAEKNINSVVICDKEGCIEWANSSFEEMSGYKKDELIGKKPGILLQGPESDPETVIYLSNQIKKGEPFNCEIINYSKDKKKYWVRIQGQALYNNFGELIRFFAIEEDITHEKQLEKQKEELLKSLAKSNKELEDYAQIVSHDLKSPLRSINSLVAWIKEDNEGCLTEQTTGYLNMIEDKLEKMDHLIQGVLTYSKIDKTDIAKENVNIHEVVTNILSIIHIPSHIRVEIKNNLPVLKADRFRIQQLFQNLISNAVNYIDKPEGFVVINVKEAKDHFVFSVADNGPGIAEENQDKIFKIFQSFSNSERSTGLGLSIVKKIIDNYGGKIWIESELGKGTVFYIKLYK from the coding sequence ATGAGTAACAGCCATACATTTAAATTTAATGCCGATAATTTCAGCAGGATATTCCCTTTCTATATACTGCTGGATGAAAATTTAGTAATCTCCTCCTTTGGAAGCAGTATTACTAAACTGAATCCGGAATTAAAACAAGGCAACTCTTTTTCTGATTTCTTTTCACTTATACGTCCTCATACAGAAAACATTACCGAAGAAATACTGGTAGAAAACCTAAGTCAGCTTGTTATTCTGGAAAGTAAAATTGTACCTGACTTAATACTAAGGGGACAGTTTGAAACCATGGATAACAATTTTTTATTTGTGGGCTCTCCCTGGCTTATGTCGGTAGAGGAAGTAAAAAAAAGAAAGCTTTCCATCTTTGATTTTGCTAATCATGATCCTTTACTGGATCTGCTTCAGATATTAAAAACTCAGGAGTCTACAACCCAGGAGCTCAAAGAGCTTTTAAGGATAAATAACGAACAAAAAAATGCACTTAAGCAGGATCGTGAAGAGCTTAACAAGCTATCGGTAGTTGCCAGTGCAAACGAAAATGCCATAGTATTTACCAAGCCCAGTGCCGAAATATTTTGGTGTAATGATGCCTATTTAAAGATTACAGGCTTTAGCCATGAAGATGTAATGGGCAAAACCCCTATTGAAGTTGGCCTTACGGAATCTACAGACAGGGATGCATTACAGAAAATGATCGACCTGTTTTACAAAGGTGAATCGTTTGATGTGGAAGTAACCCATGCCAAAAAAGGCGGTGGCTATTTTTGGGCAAGAATTAAAGGACAGCCTATATATGATGACAAAGGAAATATTCTTCAGTATTTTGCCATGCTTGAGGATATGACCGAAGAGAAGGAAAAAGAAGAGCAATTGGTACTACTTTCCCTTATTGCCGAAAAAAACATAAACTCTGTGGTTATATGTGATAAGGAAGGCTGTATAGAATGGGCAAACTCCAGTTTTGAAGAAATGTCCGGATATAAAAAAGATGAACTCATTGGCAAAAAACCGGGTATACTATTACAGGGGCCTGAAAGTGATCCTGAAACTGTTATCTATCTAAGTAATCAGATAAAAAAAGGAGAACCCTTTAACTGTGAGATAATAAACTACTCTAAAGACAAAAAGAAATACTGGGTCAGGATACAGGGTCAGGCCTTGTATAACAATTTTGGAGAATTAATACGCTTTTTTGCAATTGAAGAAGATATTACTCATGAAAAACAACTTGAAAAGCAAAAAGAAGAGCTTCTAAAAAGCTTAGCAAAAAGTAATAAAGAGCTGGAAGACTATGCCCAAATCGTATCTCATGACCTTAAGTCCCCGTTACGCAGTATTAACTCACTTGTTGCCTGGATTAAGGAAGATAACGAAGGTTGCCTTACCGAGCAGACAACTGGCTATTTAAATATGATTGAGGATAAACTGGAAAAAATGGATCATTTAATCCAAGGAGTCCTTACCTACTCTAAAATAGATAAAACAGATATAGCTAAAGAAAATGTAAACATCCACGAAGTGGTTACAAACATTTTAAGCATTATACATATACCTTCACATATCAGGGTAGAAATAAAGAACAATCTACCGGTTTTAAAGGCTGATAGATTCAGGATACAACAGCTTTTTCAAAATCTGATAAGCAATGCTGTAAACTATATTGACAAGCCTGAAGGGTTTGTTGTCATAAACGTAAAAGAAGCTAAAGACCATTTTGTTTTCTCTGTTGCCGACAACGGACCAGGTATTGCAGAAGAAAATCAGGACAAAATATTCAAGATATTCCAATCTTTCAGTAACAGTGAAAGATCTACGGGGCTTGGCCTGTCCATAGTGAAAAAGATTATTGACAACTATGGTGGCAAAATATGGATTGAAAGTGAACTAGGTAAAGGCACCGTTTTTTATATTAAACTTTATAAGTAA
- a CDS encoding Hpt domain-containing protein codes for MQLNILLVENNTEKDVVTQLLPKEWQITCCENSYDAIQKVKKENDFHLVILDENSSPLNAYQTFDYLNKEIKADVPVLVLGQEGESTIVEHYKDKLAFIKKPIGIDDLSVIIELLEKNHCEKEVVEKAYSLDYLNEISDSNQEFIMETLSIFTSSVSDKLEQLKEALVNKDYQSVAEIAHNIKPSFEMLENKTSVEICNLLNNRAPEEDVPTLADNLIIEFAKMKAQLENDFPQLK; via the coding sequence ATGCAGTTAAATATTTTACTTGTTGAAAATAATACTGAAAAAGATGTAGTGACGCAGTTACTGCCAAAAGAATGGCAAATTACCTGTTGTGAAAATAGCTATGATGCTATACAAAAGGTAAAAAAAGAGAATGACTTTCATCTTGTAATTCTTGATGAAAACTCGTCTCCGTTAAATGCTTACCAAACGTTTGATTATCTTAATAAAGAAATAAAAGCCGACGTGCCTGTATTGGTTTTAGGCCAAGAAGGTGAAAGCACCATTGTTGAACACTATAAAGACAAGCTTGCATTCATTAAAAAACCTATCGGTATAGATGACCTATCGGTTATAATAGAATTATTGGAAAAAAATCACTGTGAGAAAGAAGTTGTGGAGAAAGCATACTCTCTGGATTATCTTAATGAAATCTCAGACAGTAACCAAGAGTTTATTATGGAAACGCTCTCTATTTTTACTTCTTCGGTAAGTGACAAACTTGAACAGCTTAAGGAAGCACTGGTAAATAAAGACTATCAGAGTGTTGCAGAAATTGCCCACAACATCAAGCCTTCATTTGAAATGCTTGAAAATAAAACATCGGTAGAGATATGTAATTTATTAAACAACAGGGCCCCCGAAGAAGATGTACCTACCTTAGCCGATAATTTGATAATAGAGTTTGCCAAAATGAAAGCTCAGTTAGAAAACGATTTCCCACAATTAAAATAA
- a CDS encoding sensor histidine kinase, with protein MKNPLLKRQISKHIGGDMPAGFENFLNAVEESYANYEDQISMLQRAMRISSEELFEANQKLRDEANSLKEINSNLEFILSSMNMDNDAPSEGNYDPSDYIKQQSIQLIKINEQREQLLQNLEAQNQALNEYAHMVSHDLKAPLRNITTLIQWFQEDHNEKIGNEGQKSLELILFNVEKMDLLIQGILDYSSIDKVQTEDKLIDFNNVFEELLRMISIPKNIEIKILNKLPKLNGNFYKFRQLFQNLLENAIKYNDKEKGLIEISSKEKKYDIEFCIKDNGKGIPEAYFEKIFNIFTKLDSENPSSGIGLSIVKKIVTHYGGKVWLKSKENEGTSFYFTLPKYYGTA; from the coding sequence ATGAAAAACCCCCTTTTAAAAAGACAGATATCCAAGCATATTGGAGGAGATATGCCTGCAGGTTTTGAAAATTTTCTAAATGCTGTAGAGGAGTCTTACGCTAATTATGAAGACCAGATATCTATGCTGCAAAGAGCTATGAGGATTAGTTCTGAAGAGCTTTTTGAAGCAAACCAAAAACTTAGGGACGAAGCCAATAGCCTTAAGGAAATAAACAGTAACCTGGAGTTCATACTTAGTTCCATGAATATGGATAACGATGCTCCCAGCGAAGGTAATTATGACCCTTCCGATTACATTAAACAACAATCCATTCAGCTTATAAAAATAAATGAGCAAAGGGAACAGCTTTTACAAAATCTTGAGGCACAAAACCAAGCTTTAAACGAGTATGCCCACATGGTATCTCATGACCTAAAGGCTCCCCTACGCAATATTACCACCCTAATACAATGGTTCCAGGAAGACCATAATGAAAAGATTGGAAATGAAGGTCAAAAATCATTAGAGCTTATTTTGTTTAATGTTGAAAAGATGGACCTGCTTATACAGGGTATACTTGACTATTCCTCTATCGACAAGGTACAAACCGAAGATAAACTGATAGACTTCAACAATGTATTTGAAGAGCTGTTAAGAATGATTTCGATACCTAAAAACATTGAGATAAAAATCCTGAATAAGCTTCCTAAACTAAACGGTAACTTTTATAAGTTCAGGCAGCTCTTCCAAAACCTGCTTGAAAATGCCATAAAATATAATGATAAGGAAAAAGGACTGATTGAAATTAGCAGTAAGGAAAAAAAATATGATATAGAATTTTGCATTAAAGACAACGGAAAAGGCATTCCGGAAGCTTATTTTGAAAAAATATTCAATATCTTTACTAAGCTTGACAGTGAAAATCCTTCTTCCGGAATTGGTTTATCCATAGTAAAAAAGATAGTTACGCACTATGGCGGTAAGGTTTGGCTGAAAAGCAAAGAAAATGAAGGTACTTCTTTTTACTTTACCTTACCTAAATACTATGGAACAGCCTAA
- a CDS encoding FIST signal transduction protein, producing MKTVQAYKKDNSWIYLTDMQALNNPLVLVFGNRYLLEDTTVIDDIRKEFPYEHLVFGSTSGEIAGENVIENSIAITAIEFEKSSFVIKRDNILSHNKNAVELGKALYEQMPKENLKHLFVLSEGSFVNGSSLIAGLEDNVFKNVCITGGMCGDDARFEKTLASYKENPKEGEVVLIGFYGDTLEITFASVGGWQPFGPERIITKSEGNILYEIDGKPALNLYKKYLGDKAEELPQASLLYPLNVTIPGKEVPVVRTILNIDNDAQSMILAGDAPEESLVQLMMATVDGIADGANKAALYAMHNRKTMPQVALLISCVGRKLVMNQRVEEEIEQVKEMIGDTTTITGFYSYGEMAPFVNSNFCELHNQTMTLTLISE from the coding sequence ATGAAAACAGTTCAGGCATACAAAAAAGACAATAGCTGGATTTATCTTACAGATATGCAGGCATTAAACAATCCGTTAGTACTTGTTTTTGGAAACAGGTACCTATTGGAAGACACTACTGTTATTGATGATATAAGAAAAGAGTTTCCTTATGAGCATCTTGTTTTCGGATCTACTTCGGGCGAAATAGCAGGTGAAAATGTTATAGAAAACTCTATTGCCATAACAGCCATAGAATTTGAAAAAAGTTCGTTTGTAATAAAGCGTGACAATATATTAAGCCATAATAAAAATGCCGTAGAACTGGGTAAGGCTCTTTATGAGCAAATGCCTAAGGAAAACCTTAAGCACCTTTTTGTTCTTAGCGAAGGAAGCTTTGTAAACGGCAGCTCACTAATTGCAGGGCTTGAGGATAATGTTTTTAAAAACGTATGCATAACGGGAGGAATGTGTGGCGACGATGCCCGTTTTGAAAAAACTCTTGCCTCTTATAAAGAAAACCCTAAAGAGGGCGAAGTAGTACTTATAGGATTTTATGGTGACACGCTGGAAATAACTTTTGCAAGTGTGGGCGGATGGCAGCCTTTTGGACCTGAAAGGATTATTACAAAATCTGAAGGAAACATACTTTATGAAATTGACGGTAAGCCTGCACTAAACCTTTATAAAAAATACTTAGGTGACAAAGCGGAAGAACTGCCTCAGGCATCACTGCTCTACCCTCTTAATGTCACTATTCCCGGTAAAGAAGTACCGGTTGTGAGAACCATTTTGAATATTGATAACGATGCTCAGTCGATGATACTTGCCGGCGATGCCCCAGAAGAATCTCTTGTACAACTTATGATGGCAACAGTAGACGGTATTGCAGACGGTGCTAATAAAGCTGCACTATATGCAATGCACAATCGTAAAACCATGCCTCAGGTAGCCCTATTAATAAGTTGTGTAGGCCGCAAACTGGTAATGAATCAGCGTGTTGAAGAAGAAATAGAACAGGTTAAGGAAATGATTGGTGACACTACCACAATCACAGGATTTTACTCTTACGGAGAAATGGCTCCGTTTGTAAACAGTAACTTTTGTGAACTACACAACCAAACAATGACATTAACTTTAATAAGCGAATGA
- a CDS encoding YaiO family outer membrane beta-barrel protein produces MLFSCITVNAQTSDDIYTEARKEAFENKNYKKAIDLAQKALEMSPDYTELNIFLGRVYTWDKQPEQARMVFEEVMKKNPNETDLYLAYGSLEYWNKNYDKALELTNKGLEKSPQSEELLLLKARILKDSRQFTEANSTLTTLLEINPKNNEARTLSQVIGMTGFKNAVGVYYDYYHFDKRFDDPWHIASVDYTRQGNFGTLTGRVNYANKFAMDAMQFEIESYPRISDVFYTYVNAGVSDDKGIFPEYKAGFSLFANLPKGFEAEGGFRMLSFSGEQTWTYTLSAGKYYKNLWFNLRGYFTPDRNNVGQSYQLTTRYYLGGADEYVSLRLGTGISPDNQNNVLLNETFTYKLKSYNVALEYRTVIKRSYVVYVRTSLENQEYAPNTKGNQITAGVGAIKRF; encoded by the coding sequence ATGCTTTTTTCCTGCATTACTGTAAATGCCCAAACCAGCGATGATATATACACAGAAGCCCGAAAAGAAGCTTTTGAAAACAAAAACTACAAAAAAGCTATTGATTTAGCGCAAAAGGCTTTGGAAATGAGCCCGGATTATACCGAACTGAATATCTTTTTAGGCAGAGTATATACATGGGACAAACAACCGGAACAGGCGCGTATGGTTTTTGAAGAGGTTATGAAAAAAAATCCTAACGAAACAGATCTTTACCTTGCATACGGTAGTCTTGAGTATTGGAATAAAAACTATGACAAGGCATTAGAACTAACCAATAAAGGCTTGGAAAAAAGTCCGCAATCGGAAGAGCTGTTACTTTTAAAAGCAAGAATCCTTAAAGATTCCAGACAATTTACCGAGGCCAACAGTACCCTAACAACACTTTTGGAAATAAACCCAAAAAACAATGAAGCCAGAACTTTAAGCCAGGTTATAGGTATGACAGGGTTTAAAAATGCCGTAGGGGTTTATTATGACTACTATCACTTTGATAAACGTTTTGATGACCCTTGGCACATAGCAAGCGTAGACTATACCAGGCAGGGTAACTTTGGTACACTTACCGGAAGGGTAAATTATGCCAATAAGTTTGCTATGGATGCTATGCAGTTTGAAATTGAAAGTTATCCTAGAATATCTGATGTTTTCTATACCTATGTAAATGCAGGTGTATCTGATGATAAAGGTATTTTCCCTGAATATAAAGCCGGCTTTTCATTATTTGCCAATCTACCCAAAGGTTTTGAAGCAGAAGGGGGTTTTAGGATGTTAAGTTTTTCGGGAGAACAAACCTGGACCTATACCCTGTCTGCCGGAAAATATTACAAAAACCTATGGTTTAACCTAAGAGGATATTTTACACCAGACAGAAATAATGTAGGCCAGTCTTACCAGTTAACAACCCGTTATTATTTAGGTGGTGCTGATGAGTATGTGAGTTTGAGGCTAGGTACCGGTATTTCTCCTGACAATCAGAATAACGTATTACTTAATGAGACTTTTACCTATAAGCTAAAATCATACAATGTAGCTTTGGAATACAGGACCGTAATTAAACGTTCTTATGTCGTATATGTAAGGACTTCACTTGAAAATCAGGAATATGCCCCTAACACAAAAGGTAATCAGATAACTGCCGGCGTAGGAGCCATAAAACGATTCTAA
- a CDS encoding HEAT repeat domain-containing protein codes for MEQIYENIYHNDWEWIVKLNILVSFILLLLSLLLILFILYLRVFKNHRNLKKAEHYSRLTDFINNYLFDPDFDEAEIENFKNNFLKTSLQKKITTKEILICNQNFKGEANDSIKKLFFSLDLDNIVFKDLKSLKWHRRTRGLYTVSSMGIKIQESLAVKLLNDKRSEVRLQALLYFIKLSQKYPLNFLYRLEESLTIWQQVYLEDALKKYQEQVPDFSKWLTHKQPSVVIFCIKQIAVFNQYENIDQVMPFLESPEEELKRAAIRCMRKIGHEEAIDILLTNFATESNEIKKEILKLITQIGDFNQLQTLSGLLTGKDEEMKIEYLKAEEHFLK; via the coding sequence TTGGAACAGATATACGAAAATATATACCATAACGACTGGGAGTGGATAGTAAAGCTAAATATACTTGTAAGTTTTATTTTGCTTTTACTAAGCCTTTTGTTAATCCTGTTTATACTTTATTTAAGGGTATTTAAAAACCATCGCAACTTAAAAAAGGCCGAGCATTACAGTCGTTTAACCGATTTTATAAACAACTATCTCTTTGATCCTGATTTTGATGAAGCGGAAATTGAAAATTTTAAGAACAACTTTTTAAAAACCAGTCTTCAAAAAAAGATAACAACGAAAGAGATACTTATTTGCAATCAAAACTTTAAGGGAGAAGCAAACGATTCTATAAAGAAATTGTTTTTTAGCCTTGACCTTGATAATATTGTATTTAAAGACTTAAAAAGCTTAAAGTGGCACCGCAGGACCCGTGGCCTGTATACGGTTTCCAGTATGGGAATAAAAATACAGGAATCGTTAGCGGTTAAACTACTAAACGACAAAAGAAGTGAGGTAAGGCTACAGGCCCTTTTATACTTTATTAAGCTATCTCAAAAGTACCCTCTTAACTTTTTATATCGTTTAGAAGAATCATTAACCATATGGCAACAGGTATATCTGGAAGATGCCCTAAAAAAATACCAGGAGCAGGTTCCTGATTTCTCAAAATGGCTTACACATAAACAACCAAGCGTAGTTATTTTTTGTATTAAGCAAATTGCGGTATTTAACCAGTATGAAAATATAGATCAGGTAATGCCTTTTCTTGAAAGTCCCGAGGAGGAACTTAAAAGAGCAGCTATAAGGTGTATGCGCAAAATAGGACATGAAGAGGCTATAGATATACTGCTTACTAACTTTGCTACAGAGAGCAATGAAATTAAAAAAGAGATTTTAAAACTTATAACCCAAATAGGAGATTTCAATCAATTACAAACTTTATCCGGATTGCTTACCGGTAAAGATGAGGAAATGAAAATAGAATATTTAAAAGCTGAAGAGCATTTTTTAAAATAA
- a CDS encoding glycosyltransferase family 2 protein yields MDYRILIDIASWAFLVYAVVICSGYTFAALFSFLEIKEYKRIYNLPSEEVAMLQSSTLPPVSILAPAYNEEANVVENVRSMLTLNYPSYEIVVINDGSKDNTLQRLVETFSMVKDESLRYNSIPTQEVRGVYTSTIKAYKNLTVIDKANGGKADALNAGINNCKHDLICCIDVDCILENDALLKLVKPFLNNEKTVIASGGIIRVANSCIIEDGRIIEVRLPDKFVARAQILEYFRAFLMGRMAWSRLDGLLLISGAFGMFDKKIAIEAGGYNHKTVGEDMELLVRMRRMMRNKKIPYTVGFIPDPLCWTEVPQQWKVLHRQRNRWTRGTMETLWMHRKMMFNPKYKVLGMLSTPYWMFFEWLAPIIEFFGILFIILLYVLGLLNWTIFLSFFALVYFFSVLYSITAIFFEEYSFQQYKKPKYIFRLIGTAFAEPLFYHPFVMWAAIKGNIDLIRGKKTWGAMSRTGLSNPKK; encoded by the coding sequence TTGGATTATAGAATATTAATAGATATAGCAAGTTGGGCATTCCTGGTATATGCAGTTGTAATATGCTCAGGATATACATTTGCTGCCTTGTTCTCCTTTCTGGAAATTAAGGAGTATAAAAGAATATACAATCTTCCTTCGGAAGAAGTAGCAATGCTGCAGTCCTCAACTCTGCCACCGGTATCTATACTTGCACCGGCCTATAATGAGGAGGCCAATGTTGTGGAAAACGTACGCTCCATGCTTACTCTTAACTATCCTTCTTATGAGATAGTGGTAATAAACGACGGCAGTAAAGACAATACGCTGCAAAGGCTGGTAGAAACTTTTTCTATGGTAAAAGATGAGTCATTACGATATAACTCCATACCAACACAGGAAGTAAGGGGCGTTTACACATCTACCATAAAAGCATACAAGAATCTAACGGTTATAGATAAGGCTAATGGTGGTAAGGCCGATGCCCTAAACGCAGGAATAAACAATTGTAAGCACGACCTAATTTGTTGTATTGACGTAGACTGTATACTTGAAAACGATGCCTTGCTTAAATTGGTAAAACCATTTTTAAATAACGAGAAGACAGTAATTGCATCTGGAGGTATAATCCGTGTGGCTAACTCATGTATTATTGAAGACGGCAGGATTATAGAAGTGCGCCTTCCGGATAAGTTTGTGGCCCGTGCACAAATACTGGAATACTTCAGGGCCTTCCTTATGGGGCGTATGGCATGGTCAAGACTGGATGGGCTTCTGCTAATATCCGGAGCATTCGGTATGTTTGATAAGAAGATAGCTATAGAGGCCGGAGGTTATAATCACAAAACCGTAGGGGAAGACATGGAACTTTTAGTGCGCATGCGACGAATGATGCGTAATAAAAAAATTCCTTATACCGTAGGTTTTATACCGGATCCTTTATGCTGGACAGAAGTGCCACAACAGTGGAAAGTACTGCACAGGCAACGCAACAGATGGACACGGGGTACTATGGAAACACTATGGATGCATCGCAAAATGATGTTTAACCCTAAGTACAAAGTATTGGGTATGCTTAGTACTCCTTACTGGATGTTTTTTGAATGGCTTGCCCCTATCATAGAATTCTTCGGGATACTTTTCATTATCCTTTTATATGTTTTAGGATTATTAAACTGGACTATATTCCTTAGCTTTTTTGCTTTGGTGTATTTCTTCTCGGTACTTTATTCAATTACGGCTATTTTCTTTGAAGAATATTCTTTTCAGCAATACAAGAAACCTAAATACATATTCAGGCTTATAGGTACTGCCTTTGCAGAACCTTTGTTTTACCATCCGTTTGTAATGTGGGCCGCTATAAAAGGTAATATCGATCTTATAAGAGGTAAAAAAACTTGGGGAGCCATGAGTAGAACAGGGCTTTCAAACCCTAAAAAATAG
- a CDS encoding response regulator transcription factor, whose translation MKKRILVIEDNPMVVKSLEFKLNKDGYEVTVAPDGRVATEILKNNSFDLVITDLMLPFVTGSQLIELIKKETPETPIIVLSTATQEDIIMDAFTMGVDDFITKPFSPNELSLRVKRSLSK comes from the coding sequence ATGAAAAAAAGAATCTTAGTGATAGAAGACAACCCCATGGTCGTAAAATCATTAGAATTTAAACTTAATAAAGACGGCTATGAGGTAACCGTGGCCCCTGACGGACGGGTGGCTACCGAAATTTTAAAAAACAACAGTTTCGACCTGGTTATTACAGATCTTATGCTGCCTTTTGTTACCGGCTCCCAGCTTATTGAGTTAATAAAAAAGGAAACACCCGAAACACCTATAATCGTACTTTCTACCGCAACTCAGGAAGATATAATAATGGACGCCTTTACTATGGGAGTAGATGATTTTATTACCAAGCCTTTTAGTCCTAACGAACTATCATTAAGAGTAAAACGAAGTCTTAGCAAATAA
- a CDS encoding response regulator: MARALNILLIEDDSIEVMKFHRVLKTLHLNHKIVEANNGEEALAILKDKEIIPDIIILDLNMPKINGIEFLGILKKDEVLKYIPAIILTTSNNHRDVMECYKIGIAGYLIKPLKYEEYVDRVKKLIEYWSVNELISQ, encoded by the coding sequence ATGGCCAGAGCACTTAACATACTTTTAATTGAAGACGACTCTATCGAGGTTATGAAGTTTCACAGAGTTTTAAAAACCCTGCACTTAAACCATAAGATAGTAGAAGCCAACAATGGCGAAGAGGCGTTAGCAATATTAAAAGACAAGGAAATTATTCCGGATATTATTATTCTGGACCTTAATATGCCTAAAATAAACGGTATTGAGTTTTTGGGTATCCTTAAAAAAGACGAAGTGCTTAAATATATTCCTGCCATAATACTAACTACCTCAAACAACCATAGGGATGTAATGGAATGCTACAAAATAGGCATTGCAGGCTACTTAATAAAACCCCTTAAATATGAGGAGTATGTAGACAGGGTTAAAAAACTTATAGAATACTGGAGTGTAAATGAATTAATCTCACAGTAA